A single genomic interval of Electrophorus electricus isolate fEleEle1 chromosome 4, fEleEle1.pri, whole genome shotgun sequence harbors:
- the LOC113585114 gene encoding G-protein coupled receptor 20, which translates to METILREFFNITPDPPVNTSHRLWGVPYLKRLAHLDDVLYQDFHVLWVSLTVVNSLMFAVGLVLNSLALYVFCMGTKSRTAPVIYTINLAVADLLVALSLPARIALYYSGGACEACSYVHTFSYFVNMYCSVLFLTSICVDRYMAVVWAAGTAARCRSPAAARAVSAAVWLFAVVVTYSFQTTALEFGGSACCRLPALFALTVLEFLLPLLVIVGFTARVACALAAGALMPQSRGRRARAVRLLLAVLAVFTVCFTPFHVREAVLYFHLGGSTEQHVVAYHATVTLSSLNSCLDPVVYCFVPDNFRSALRRAFRGRAARQGGAGGAVVFVPSARRSSTESGSAVAFACGVAALALSPCALPPQELPAWKREAARGRGGGGGGGGEKAGPESPDVH; encoded by the coding sequence ATGGAGACCATTCTGCGGGAGTTTTTCAACATTACGCCAGATCCCCCTGTAAACACCTCCCATCGCCTCTGGGGGGTGCCCTACCTGAAGAGGCTGGCCCATCTAGATGACGTCCTGTACCAGGACTTCCACGTCCTCTGGGTGTCCCTCACGGTGGTGAACAGCCTCATGTTCGCCGTTGGTCTCGTGCTCAACAGCCTGGCCCTCTACGTCTTCTGCATGGGCACCAAGTCTCGCACGGCCCCCGTCATCTACACCATCAACCTGGCCGTGGCTGACCTGCTGGTGGCGCTGTCGCTCCCCGCCCGCATCGCCCTCTACTACAGCGGCGGCGCGTGCGAGGCGTGCTCCTACGTGCACACGTTCAGCTACTTCGTCAACATGTACTGCAGCGTCCTCTTCCTCACCAGCATCTGCGTGGACCGCTACATGGCCGTGGTGTGGGCGGCAGGGACGGCGGCGCGCTGCCGGAGCCCCGCCGCCGCCCGGGCCGTGAGCGCCGCCGTGTGGCTGTTCGCCGTCGTCGTCACCTACTCGTTCCAGACCACAGCGCTGGAGTTCGGCGGCTCGGCGTGCTGCCGCCTACCGGCGCTCTTCGCCCTTACCGTGCTGGAGTTCCTGCTGCCCCTGCTGGTGATCGTGGGCTTCACGGCTCGCGTGGCCTGCGCGCTGGCCGCCGGCGCCCTCATGCCGCAGAGCCGCGGCCGACGGGCGCGTGCCGTGCGCCTCCTGCTGGCCGTGCTGGCCGTCTTCACCGTCTGCTTCACGCCGTTCCACGTGCGCGAGGCCGTGCTGTACTTCCACCTAGGTGGCAGTACAGAGCAGCATGTGGTGGCCTACCATGCCACGGTAACCCTCAGCAGCCTCAACAGCTGCCTGGACCCCGTCGTCTACTGCTTCGTGCCAGACAACTTCCGCTCGGCCCTGCGCCGGGCCTTCCGCGGTAGGGCAGCGCGacagggcggggcggggggtgCGGTGGTGTTCGTGCCCAGCGCCCGCCGGAGCTCCACGGAGTCCGGATCGGCTGTGGCCTTCGCCTGCGGCGTGGCCGCTCTCGCCCTCAGCCCCTGTGCCCTGCCTCCTCAAGAACTGCCAGCATGGAAAAGAGAGGcagcgagaggaagaggaggaggaggaggaggaggaggagaaaaggcAGGTCCAGAATCTCCAGATGTGCACTGA